A region from the Salicibibacter cibarius genome encodes:
- a CDS encoding AAA family ATPase, with the protein MDLFNSDQLKQLQNQLEQNQYFADLDLIISIFLSNNLERPLFIEGEPGVGKTEIAKVMANVLNAELIRVQCYPGMESDEILYEWNYLKQILSLRMKEDQLNEANKKIHYMDLFSKEFLIARPLMKAITQEKPVVLLIDEIDRADERFEAYLLEYLSDFQISVPELGTIKALNTPYVTITSNSTRDIHDALKRRCIYQWIDFPSYEKEKSIVLSKTNDLSAKMAEQICVFMSVIRQYPFEKKPGLSETLDWAEVVTQLEINELFHKDIAKTFGCLFKSKEDVSLAENLLEQMFGESKSFLSRLS; encoded by the coding sequence ATGGACCTCTTTAATAGTGATCAATTAAAGCAACTTCAAAATCAATTAGAGCAAAATCAATATTTTGCTGATTTGGATTTGATAATCTCTATTTTTCTATCTAATAATTTAGAGCGCCCTTTGTTCATTGAGGGGGAGCCAGGAGTCGGAAAAACGGAAATAGCAAAAGTAATGGCCAACGTTCTAAACGCAGAGTTAATCCGCGTTCAATGCTATCCTGGAATGGAAAGTGATGAAATTCTTTACGAATGGAATTATTTAAAACAGATTTTAAGTCTTCGAATGAAGGAAGACCAGTTAAATGAGGCAAATAAAAAAATACACTATATGGATTTATTTTCGAAGGAATTTCTAATAGCGCGCCCATTAATGAAAGCCATTACACAAGAGAAGCCTGTAGTTTTGTTAATAGATGAAATTGATCGAGCAGATGAACGTTTTGAAGCGTATTTACTGGAATATCTGTCGGATTTCCAGATTAGTGTACCTGAACTAGGCACTATCAAAGCATTAAATACGCCTTACGTTACAATAACCTCAAATTCTACAAGGGATATTCACGATGCGCTCAAAAGACGATGCATATATCAGTGGATAGACTTCCCATCATATGAAAAAGAAAAGAGCATTGTTTTATCTAAAACTAATGATTTATCTGCAAAGATGGCTGAACAAATCTGTGTGTTCATGTCCGTGATTAGACAATACCCATTTGAAAAAAAGCCAGGTTTGTCTGAGACCTTAGATTGGGCAGAAGTGGTTACACAGTTGGAAATCAACGAATTGTTTCATAAGGACATAGCAAAAACATTCGGATGCTTATTTAAAAGTAAAGAAGATGTGAGCTTAGCAGAGAATTTATTAGAGCAAATGTTCGGAGAATCTAAATCATTTTTATCAAGATTGAGTTGA